One window of Aliarcobacter lanthieri genomic DNA carries:
- a CDS encoding cytochrome b yields the protein MAKFEKANSVGEWLDQRLNLTTFNKVMMTEYWIPKDINFLWAMGVLLATTFGILVISGLFLMMYYKPDVALAFDSVNYTIMQEVAFGWLFRHMHGVAASVVFLVIYIHMLTGIYYGSYKQGREMIWISGMLLFMTFSAAGFSGYMLPWGQMSYWAAMVITNLFGGVPVIGDALVVWIRGDFNVADATLTRFFMLHVFLLPIVIMGLIGLHFYTLRIPHVNNQTSEELDYDAEAEKYLSGKKKEAKVIPFWPVFISKDLAVLGIFLIFYFYLVFFHYNFAMDPVNFDPADSMVTPAHIYPEWYFLWSYEVLRGFFFDIAGIKAFDIGLIAFAFANGIFLVLPWLDRDPKILPAHKRPVFFIWFWILMADLIVLTIWGKLPPTGTNAWVGFFAAVIFILLFVLLPLITKIDAKRRGTL from the coding sequence ATGGCAAAATTTGAAAAAGCTAACTCTGTTGGAGAGTGGTTAGACCAAAGATTAAACTTAACTACGTTTAATAAAGTTATGATGACTGAATACTGGATTCCAAAAGATATTAACTTCTTATGGGCAATGGGTGTACTTTTAGCTACTACATTTGGTATTTTAGTTATTTCTGGACTATTTTTAATGATGTATTACAAACCAGATGTTGCTTTAGCATTTGATTCTGTAAACTATACAATTATGCAAGAAGTTGCATTTGGTTGGTTATTTAGACATATGCATGGAGTTGCAGCATCTGTTGTTTTCTTAGTTATCTATATTCATATGCTTACAGGAATCTACTATGGTTCTTATAAACAAGGAAGAGAGATGATTTGGATTTCAGGAATGTTATTATTTATGACATTTAGTGCTGCTGGATTCTCTGGTTATATGTTACCATGGGGACAAATGTCTTACTGGGCTGCAATGGTTATTACAAACTTATTTGGTGGAGTTCCTGTTATAGGAGATGCATTAGTTGTTTGGATTAGAGGAGATTTTAACGTTGCTGATGCAACTTTAACAAGATTCTTTATGTTACACGTATTCTTACTACCAATAGTTATTATGGGACTTATCGGTCTACACTTCTATACTTTAAGAATTCCTCACGTAAATAATCAAACTTCTGAAGAGTTAGATTATGATGCTGAAGCTGAGAAATATTTAAGTGGTAAGAAAAAAGAGGCAAAAGTTATTCCTTTCTGGCCTGTATTCATCTCAAAAGATTTAGCAGTTCTTGGAATTTTCCTAATTTTCTACTTCTATTTAGTATTCTTCCATTATAACTTTGCTATGGATCCAGTAAACTTTGATCCAGCAGATTCAATGGTTACACCAGCACACATCTATCCTGAGTGGTATTTCTTATGGTCATATGAAGTATTAAGAGGATTCTTCTTTGATATTGCTGGAATTAAAGCATTTGATATTGGTTTAATTGCATTTGCATTTGCAAATGGTATTTTCCTAGTATTACCTTGGCTAGATAGAGATCCAAAAATATTACCAGCACATAAAAGACCAGTATTCTTTATTTGGTTCTGGATATTAATGGCAGATTTAATTGTATTAACAATTTGGGGTAAACTTCCTCCAACAGGTACAAATGCGTGGGTAGGATTCTTTGCAGCTGTTATATTTATTTTACTGTTCGTTCTACTTCCACTTATTACAAAAATTGATGCAAAAAGAAGGGGAACACTATGA
- a CDS encoding c-type cytochrome has product MRELKILAVVVALTLITYWGVEPFAHSQMHPHVSPANFDFATADKESAKEGIEKAKTALAEAEKSLEKAKENTKAAAEKSVKGAQVTLDEKVEFEKTINTFWATNEEAIKATGDIANGEMLVTTNCIACHSIESKGFPPIMDNVSAGAAYGVTPPDLGSAGKLYTKEYLVAFISNPALASKTSHKFVDGKVHPMPGYDWMPAQEIADMVAYLKSIAPKEMSNKEVFVDACQRCHGIKYADMKNGTMSSFTAHHDIKTYMGKLPPDLSQYIRSRGADYLNTFINDPQKQLEGTAMPRVGLSQDSQEQVISYLEEIGDSKKAQREELGPKFLIYLVIFAIFAFLWKASRWRDVH; this is encoded by the coding sequence ATGAGAGAATTAAAAATATTAGCAGTAGTAGTAGCTTTAACTCTTATTACTTACTGGGGAGTTGAGCCTTTTGCTCACTCACAAATGCATCCACATGTTTCACCTGCAAACTTTGATTTTGCTACTGCTGATAAAGAATCAGCAAAAGAAGGTATTGAAAAAGCTAAAACAGCTTTAGCTGAAGCTGAAAAAAGTTTAGAAAAAGCTAAAGAAAATACAAAAGCTGCGGCTGAAAAATCTGTAAAAGGTGCTCAAGTAACTTTAGATGAAAAAGTAGAGTTTGAAAAAACTATTAATACTTTTTGGGCTACAAATGAAGAAGCTATAAAAGCAACTGGAGATATAGCAAATGGTGAAATGCTAGTAACTACAAACTGTATTGCTTGTCATAGTATTGAATCAAAAGGCTTCCCTCCGATTATGGATAATGTTAGTGCAGGAGCTGCTTATGGAGTAACTCCTCCTGATTTAGGAAGTGCTGGAAAATTATATACTAAAGAATATTTAGTAGCATTTATTAGTAATCCTGCTCTTGCTTCAAAAACATCTCATAAATTTGTAGATGGAAAAGTTCATCCAATGCCTGGATATGACTGGATGCCAGCTCAAGAGATTGCAGATATGGTTGCATACTTAAAATCAATTGCTCCAAAAGAGATGTCAAATAAAGAAGTTTTTGTTGATGCTTGTCAAAGATGTCATGGTATTAAATATGCTGATATGAAAAATGGGACGATGTCTTCATTTACTGCACATCATGATATAAAAACTTATATGGGTAAACTACCTCCTGATCTATCTCAGTATATAAGAAGTAGAGGAGCTGATTATTTAAATACATTTATAAATGATCCTCAAAAACAACTTGAAGGAACAGCAATGCCAAGAGTTGGTTTAAGTCAAGATTCTCAAGAGCAAGTTATATCTTATTTAGAAGAGATTGGTGATTCTAAAAAAGCACAAAGAGAAGAATTAGGACCTAAATTCTTAATCTATCTTGTGATTTTTGCAATCTTTGCATTCCTATGGAAAGCAAGTAGATGGAGAGATGTTCATTAA
- a CDS encoding 16S rRNA (uracil(1498)-N(3))-methyltransferase: MQFVYDSSCGNEILEIKDEIYNYIIKARRHKVGDKIYFRNLIDKNIYLYNLNLIDKKRATLNLISIEEKDCENLKKLHLGWCIVDPKTIEKSIASLNEMGIDKITFIYSDFSQKNFKLNLEKLEKILISSSSQCGRSSIIKLKTCKNIDTFINENPNTYFLDFSTNKLEDKLSDIKTLVIGTEGGFSKRERELFNKDFIVGFDTNLILKSETAIISASSKIVL, from the coding sequence ATGCAATTTGTTTATGATTCTTCATGTGGCAATGAAATTTTAGAAATTAAAGATGAAATATATAATTATATAATTAAAGCAAGACGTCATAAAGTAGGTGACAAAATATATTTTAGAAATCTAATAGATAAAAATATCTATTTATATAACTTAAATCTAATAGATAAAAAAAGAGCTACCTTAAATTTAATATCAATAGAAGAAAAAGATTGTGAGAATTTAAAAAAACTACATTTAGGTTGGTGTATAGTTGATCCAAAAACTATTGAAAAATCAATTGCTTCTTTAAATGAAATGGGAATTGATAAAATAACTTTTATATATAGTGATTTTTCTCAAAAGAATTTTAAATTAAATTTAGAAAAATTAGAAAAAATTTTAATTAGTTCATCATCTCAATGTGGAAGAAGTAGTATTATAAAGTTAAAAACTTGTAAAAATATTGATACTTTTATTAATGAAAATCCTAATACATATTTTTTAGATTTTTCTACAAATAAATTAGAGGATAAATTAAGTGATATTAAAACTTTAGTTATAGGTACTGAAGGTGGATTCTCAAAAAGAGAAAGAGAACTTTTTAATAAAGATTTTATAGTTGGATTTGATACAAACTTGATTTTAAAATCTGAAACAGCCATAATATCTGCTTCATCAAAAATAGTTTTATAA
- the queC gene encoding 7-cyano-7-deazaguanine synthase QueC codes for MNNNLNKKAIVILSGGMDSTLSSYIAKKDGYELIAVHFNYGQRTQNKELTAFREICKALRVVNKYEIDIPFFTQIGANALTDLSIDVPTGGLEAGVPITYVPFRNGIFLAITAAIAEKENATAMYIGVVQEDSSGYPDCTDSFINSISKAINEGTKEDTNIEIITPLVHLSKSQIVQKAVELNVPLELTWSCYKEEDEACGVCDSCRLRLNGFLEANKKDPIKYKDL; via the coding sequence ATGAATAATAATTTAAACAAAAAAGCAATAGTTATTTTAAGTGGTGGGATGGATTCTACTTTAAGTTCATATATAGCAAAAAAAGATGGTTATGAATTGATAGCTGTACATTTTAATTATGGACAAAGAACACAGAATAAAGAGTTAACAGCCTTTAGAGAAATTTGTAAAGCATTAAGAGTTGTAAATAAATATGAAATAGATATACCATTTTTTACACAAATTGGTGCAAATGCTTTAACTGATTTAAGTATTGATGTACCAACTGGTGGTTTAGAAGCAGGAGTTCCTATAACTTATGTTCCTTTTAGAAATGGTATTTTTTTAGCAATTACTGCTGCTATTGCGGAGAAAGAAAATGCAACTGCTATGTACATAGGAGTTGTTCAAGAGGATAGCTCAGGTTATCCTGATTGTACAGATAGTTTTATAAATTCTATTTCAAAAGCAATAAATGAAGGAACAAAAGAAGATACAAATATAGAGATTATTACTCCTTTAGTACACTTAAGTAAATCTCAAATTGTACAAAAAGCAGTTGAATTAAATGTACCATTAGAGCTTACTTGGTCTTGTTACAAAGAAGAAGATGAAGCTTGTGGAGTTTGCGATTCTTGCAGACTAAGATTAAATGGATTTTTAGAAGCAAATAAAAAAGATCCAATAAAATACAAGGATTTGTAA
- a CDS encoding 6-carboxytetrahydropterin synthase produces MWKISKEFDFCYGHRVWSQTLNVDFSLDSCLMCRHLHGHQGKVIVHLEATQLKDGMVTDFKHLNWFKAFLDDVLDHKFIIDIKDPLFSTIVPNIKKENLIKFDDGYSIIDLTPFKNEFIELYESFIIVDFVPTSENLSAWLLKIVQNKMKEINIKVSHIEFLETPKSKSTFYA; encoded by the coding sequence ATGTGGAAAATATCAAAAGAGTTTGATTTTTGTTATGGACATAGAGTTTGGTCACAAACTTTAAATGTTGATTTTTCTCTTGATAGTTGTCTTATGTGTAGACACTTACATGGACATCAAGGGAAAGTAATAGTCCATCTTGAAGCAACTCAATTAAAAGATGGAATGGTTACAGATTTTAAACATCTAAATTGGTTTAAAGCATTTTTAGATGATGTACTTGACCATAAATTTATAATAGACATAAAAGATCCATTATTCTCAACAATTGTACCAAATATAAAAAAAGAAAATCTTATAAAATTTGATGATGGATACTCTATAATAGATTTAACACCATTTAAAAATGAATTTATAGAACTTTATGAAAGTTTCATCATTGTTGATTTTGTTCCAACAAGTGAGAATCTATCAGCTTGGCTCTTAAAAATTGTCCAAAATAAAATGAAAGAGATAAATATTAAAGTTTCACATATAGAATTTTTAGAAACTCCAAAAAGTAAAAGCACTTTTTATGCTTGA
- a CDS encoding 7-carboxy-7-deazaguanine synthase QueE: protein MLEINEIFGPTIQGEGKFVGSPSIFIRFGKCNFSCVGFGVEYETPSGVKKCACDSYYAVDKEFKDNWEKYSSHLDIINEVNKLIENSNYEYKIDIVITGGEPLLYWNKIEFQKLLKYYIDNNHRVTIETNASLDINIKEAFQKKIIFSMSVKLSNSLEPLKRRVNKKTLKNILENTSKSYLKFVIGNDFLTQAIDEIKDILDDIPKCEVYLMPLGDTSKQIDENSINVINLAIKYGFKYSDRLHIRVWNNQRGV from the coding sequence ATGCTTGAAATAAATGAAATTTTTGGTCCAACAATACAAGGAGAAGGCAAATTTGTAGGTTCTCCTTCAATATTTATTAGATTTGGAAAGTGTAATTTTTCGTGTGTTGGTTTTGGGGTGGAATATGAAACTCCAAGTGGTGTAAAGAAGTGTGCTTGTGATTCATATTATGCTGTTGATAAAGAGTTTAAAGATAATTGGGAAAAATATAGTTCACATTTAGATATTATCAATGAAGTTAATAAACTTATTGAAAATTCTAATTATGAATATAAAATTGATATTGTAATAACAGGTGGTGAGCCACTTTTATATTGGAATAAAATTGAGTTTCAAAAATTACTAAAATATTATATAGATAATAACCATAGAGTAACAATTGAAACAAATGCTTCTTTAGATATAAATATTAAAGAAGCATTTCAAAAAAAAATTATATTTTCTATGAGTGTAAAACTAAGTAATTCCTTAGAACCTTTAAAAAGAAGAGTAAACAAAAAAACATTAAAAAATATTTTAGAAAATACAAGTAAATCTTATTTAAAATTTGTAATAGGAAATGATTTTTTAACTCAAGCAATAGATGAAATAAAAGATATTTTAGATGATATCCCAAAATGTGAAGTTTATTTGATGCCTTTAGGAGATACATCAAAACAAATAGATGAAAACTCTATAAACGTTATAAATTTAGCTATAAAATACGGGTTCAAATACTCTGATAGACTTCATATTAGAGTTTGGAATAATCAAAGAGGCGTTTAA
- the fabG gene encoding 3-oxoacyl-ACP reductase FabG — protein MKFSGGNVLITGASRGIGEQIAKTLASYGLKVWINYRSKIEEAQRVQEEIEKNGGRAAIIKADVTNEEEFVNMIKTIIDSDGELAYLVNNAGITKDKLALRMSVEDFTSVIDANLTSAFIGCREALKAMGKKRFGSVVNISSIVGEMGNPGQTNYSASKGGLNAMTKSFAKEAASRNIRYNSVTPGFIQTDMTDLLKDEVKAEYEKNIPLSRFGQATEIADAVAFLLSDHSSYITGEILKVNGGLYV, from the coding sequence ATGAAATTTTCTGGTGGAAATGTACTTATAACCGGTGCAAGTAGAGGAATTGGAGAGCAAATTGCAAAAACTTTAGCAAGTTATGGATTAAAGGTTTGGATTAATTACAGAAGCAAAATAGAAGAAGCACAAAGAGTTCAAGAAGAGATTGAAAAAAATGGTGGAAGAGCTGCAATAATAAAAGCAGATGTTACAAATGAAGAAGAATTTGTAAATATGATAAAAACTATTATTGATAGTGATGGAGAATTAGCATATTTAGTAAATAATGCAGGAATTACAAAAGATAAATTAGCTTTAAGAATGAGTGTTGAAGATTTTACATCTGTAATTGATGCAAATTTAACTTCAGCTTTTATTGGTTGTAGAGAAGCTTTAAAAGCTATGGGTAAAAAAAGATTTGGTTCTGTTGTAAATATATCTTCAATAGTTGGAGAAATGGGAAATCCTGGTCAAACAAATTATAGTGCATCAAAAGGTGGATTAAATGCAATGACAAAATCATTTGCAAAAGAAGCTGCAAGCAGAAATATAAGATATAATTCTGTTACTCCTGGTTTTATTCAAACAGATATGACAGATTTATTAAAAGATGAAGTAAAAGCAGAATATGAAAAGAATATTCCTCTTTCAAGATTTGGTCAAGCCACTGAAATAGCTGATGCGGTAGCATTTTTATTAAGTGATCATTCTAGCTATATTACAGGTGAAATTTTAAAAGTAAATGGTGGATTATACGTTTAA
- the acpP gene encoding acyl carrier protein codes for MALLDDVKAVVVEQLDCDPAEVKEDSKFIEDLGADSLDVVELVMALEEKFEIEIPDEEAEKILTVGDAIAYIENNK; via the coding sequence ATGGCATTATTAGATGATGTAAAAGCAGTTGTTGTAGAGCAATTAGATTGTGATCCAGCAGAAGTTAAAGAAGATTCAAAATTCATCGAAGATTTAGGAGCAGATTCACTAGATGTTGTTGAGCTTGTGATGGCACTAGAAGAAAAATTTGAAATCGAAATCCCAGATGAAGAAGCTGAAAAAATCTTAACTGTTGGTGATGCAATAGCATACATCGAAAATAACAAGTAA
- a CDS encoding beta-ketoacyl-ACP synthase II: MKRVVITGLGTINSTGHSVNESFNAVVNGVCGIDKITLFDTTDFTVQIAGEVKNFDPETVMDKKEVKKADRFIQLGIKAALEAMIDSGFVNSENKKVDSSIADRFGIISGSGIGGLSTIQKNSTICDTRGSRKISPFFIPSSLANMLSGFISIEHNLKGPSLSHVTACAASTHALSDAVKTIMLNGADRILVVGAESAICGAGVGGFAAMKALSTRNDDPKTASRPFDTDRDGFVMGEGAGALVVESLESALERNAKIYCEIVGFGESGDANHITSPVIDGPLRAMKAAFEMVRNITGEYPKIDYINTHGTSTPVGDKNETAAIKELFGGKEKCPPVSSTKGQIGHCLGAAGAIEAIMTIKALNEGIIPPTINVINQDPECDLDVVPNIARKSELTTVMSNNFGFGGTNGSIIFRKYTK; the protein is encoded by the coding sequence ATGAAAAGAGTTGTTATTACAGGTCTAGGTACTATAAATTCTACGGGACATAGCGTAAATGAATCGTTTAATGCAGTTGTAAATGGTGTTTGTGGAATAGACAAAATAACACTATTTGATACAACTGATTTTACTGTACAAATTGCAGGAGAAGTTAAAAATTTTGACCCAGAAACTGTAATGGATAAAAAAGAAGTTAAAAAAGCTGATAGATTTATCCAATTAGGTATAAAGGCTGCTTTAGAAGCTATGATTGATAGTGGATTTGTAAATAGTGAAAATAAAAAAGTAGATTCTAGTATTGCAGATAGATTTGGAATTATTTCAGGTTCTGGAATTGGTGGTTTATCGACAATTCAAAAAAACTCTACAATATGTGATACAAGAGGTTCAAGAAAAATATCTCCATTTTTTATTCCATCTTCTTTAGCAAATATGTTAAGTGGTTTTATATCTATCGAGCACAATTTAAAGGGTCCTTCTTTAAGTCATGTTACAGCTTGTGCAGCTTCAACTCATGCTTTAAGTGATGCTGTTAAAACTATTATGCTAAATGGAGCTGATAGAATTTTAGTAGTTGGGGCAGAAAGTGCTATTTGTGGTGCTGGAGTTGGTGGATTTGCTGCTATGAAAGCATTATCAACAAGAAATGATGATCCTAAAACTGCTTCTCGTCCTTTTGATACAGATAGAGATGGTTTTGTTATGGGAGAAGGTGCAGGTGCATTAGTAGTTGAATCTTTAGAAAGTGCTTTAGAAAGAAATGCAAAAATATATTGTGAAATAGTTGGTTTTGGTGAAAGTGGAGATGCAAATCATATTACTTCTCCAGTTATTGATGGTCCATTAAGAGCTATGAAAGCAGCTTTTGAAATGGTGAGAAATATAACTGGTGAATATCCAAAAATTGACTATATAAATACTCATGGAACTTCAACTCCTGTAGGAGATAAAAATGAAACAGCTGCAATTAAAGAATTATTTGGTGGAAAAGAAAAATGTCCACCAGTATCTTCTACAAAAGGTCAGATAGGACATTGTTTAGGAGCTGCAGGGGCTATCGAAGCTATTATGACAATTAAAGCTTTAAATGAAGGTATTATCCCTCCAACAATAAATGTTATAAACCAAGATCCAGAATGTGATTTAGATGTTGTTCCAAATATAGCAAGAAAATCAGAACTAACTACAGTTATGAGTAATAATTTTGGTTTTGGTGGAACAAATGGTTCTATAATATTTAGAAAATATACAAAATAA
- the accA gene encoding acetyl-CoA carboxylase carboxyl transferase subunit alpha, whose product MATYLEFEEKIKKIEEEIIIAKTKADEHAVEILEKKLEKEVEKTFKNLNDYQKLQLARHPDRPYALDYISGILTNAYEIHGDRHFVDDHAIVCYLGFIGKEKVLVIGEQKGRGTKEKLKRNFGMPNPEGYRKALRAAQMAEKFQIPILMLVDTPGAYPGLGAEERNQSEAIAKNLFEFANLTTPTISVVIGEGGSGGALAISIADKLAMMRYSVYAVISPEGCSAILWNDPTKVETAAQALKITAENLKQLNLIDDVVNEPLIGAHRKKDEAVMALKEYFLNSLEELKKLTPQERQAKKYQKIMNLGSFQE is encoded by the coding sequence TTGGCAACTTACTTAGAATTTGAAGAAAAAATCAAAAAAATTGAAGAAGAGATAATAATCGCTAAAACAAAAGCTGATGAACATGCAGTTGAAATATTAGAAAAAAAACTAGAAAAAGAAGTTGAAAAAACTTTTAAAAATTTAAATGATTATCAAAAACTTCAATTAGCAAGACATCCTGATAGACCATATGCACTAGATTATATTTCAGGGATTCTTACGAATGCTTATGAAATTCATGGAGATAGACACTTTGTAGATGATCATGCAATAGTTTGTTATCTTGGTTTTATAGGTAAAGAAAAAGTCTTAGTTATTGGAGAACAAAAAGGTCGAGGAACAAAAGAAAAATTAAAAAGAAATTTTGGTATGCCAAACCCTGAAGGTTATAGGAAAGCTTTAAGAGCTGCTCAAATGGCAGAAAAATTTCAAATTCCAATTTTGATGCTAGTTGATACTCCCGGTGCATATCCTGGGCTTGGAGCTGAAGAGAGAAATCAAAGCGAAGCTATTGCTAAAAACCTATTTGAATTTGCAAATCTTACAACTCCAACTATTTCAGTTGTAATAGGAGAAGGTGGAAGTGGAGGTGCTTTAGCTATTTCTATTGCAGATAAACTTGCTATGATGAGATATTCAGTTTATGCAGTGATATCTCCAGAAGGCTGTAGTGCAATTTTATGGAATGATCCTACTAAAGTTGAAACAGCAGCACAAGCATTAAAAATAACAGCTGAAAATTTAAAACAATTGAATTTAATTGATGATGTTGTAAATGAGCCATTAATTGGTGCTCATAGAAAAAAAGATGAAGCTGTAATGGCACTTAAAGAGTATTTTTTAAATTCACTTGAAGAGTTAAAAAAACTAACTCCACAAGAACGACAAGCTAAAAAATATCAAAAAATAATGAACCTTGGTTCATTTCAAGAGTAA
- a CDS encoding histidine triad nucleotide-binding protein, producing the protein MCIFCKIVNKEIPSKIVLEEDDFIAFHDINPTRKVHVLVIPKVHFDSFQFVDPSIMLNMTKFIQKIAIELNIDKSGYRMITNIGEDGGQEVSHLHFHLIGGEKVGRLVRERE; encoded by the coding sequence ATGTGTATTTTTTGTAAGATTGTAAATAAAGAAATTCCTAGTAAGATTGTATTAGAAGAAGATGATTTTATAGCTTTTCATGATATTAATCCAACTAGGAAAGTTCATGTTTTAGTTATACCAAAAGTTCATTTTGATTCATTCCAATTTGTTGACCCAAGTATAATGTTAAATATGACAAAATTTATTCAAAAAATTGCAATAGAATTAAATATTGATAAAAGTGGCTATAGAATGATTACAAACATTGGTGAAGATGGTGGGCAAGAAGTTTCACATTTACACTTTCATCTAATAGGTGGGGAAAAAGTTGGAAGATTAGTAAGAGAAAGAGAGTAG
- the pheS gene encoding phenylalanine--tRNA ligase subunit alpha produces MNLWIEKIQNTKTLEDLESVRVETLGKKGVLTIEFAKMKDIPNEEKKSFAENLNKQKEAITNAIEEKKLQLEKESLNKKLESEKIDVTKFNNELSCGAVHPVAETMNRIITYFQNLNFAIEEGPLVEDDFHNFQALNLPEYHPARDMADTFYNKDYTLLRTHTSPVQIRTMLSQKAPIRMIAPGTVFRRDFDITHTPMFHQIEALVVDEADKISFANLKHVLVEFLQHMFGEVEVRFRPSFFPFTEPSAEVDISCVFCKGSGCRVCSQTGWLEVLGCGVVDQNVFDAVGYTNKSGYAFGLGIERFAMLIHNIGDLRSLFESDSRLLGQFR; encoded by the coding sequence GTGAATCTTTGGATTGAAAAAATACAAAATACAAAAACACTTGAAGATTTAGAGAGTGTAAGAGTCGAAACATTAGGTAAAAAAGGTGTTTTGACTATAGAGTTTGCAAAAATGAAAGATATCCCAAATGAAGAAAAAAAATCATTTGCTGAAAATTTAAACAAACAAAAAGAAGCTATAACAAATGCTATTGAAGAAAAGAAATTACAGCTAGAAAAAGAGAGCTTAAATAAAAAATTAGAATCTGAAAAGATAGATGTTACGAAATTCAACAATGAACTATCTTGTGGCGCTGTTCATCCAGTTGCAGAGACTATGAATAGAATTATAACTTATTTCCAAAATCTAAATTTTGCAATAGAAGAAGGACCTCTAGTAGAAGATGACTTTCATAACTTTCAAGCTTTAAATCTTCCAGAATATCATCCAGCAAGAGATATGGCAGATACTTTTTACAACAAAGATTATACACTTTTAAGAACTCATACTTCACCTGTTCAAATAAGAACAATGCTTTCTCAAAAAGCTCCAATAAGAATGATTGCACCTGGTACTGTTTTTAGAAGAGATTTTGATATAACTCATACTCCAATGTTTCATCAAATAGAAGCATTAGTGGTTGATGAAGCTGATAAAATATCATTTGCAAATTTAAAACATGTATTAGTTGAATTTTTACAACATATGTTTGGAGAAGTTGAAGTTAGATTTAGACCATCATTTTTCCCATTTACAGAACCAAGTGCAGAAGTTGATATTTCTTGTGTTTTCTGTAAAGGCAGTGGTTGTCGTGTTTGTTCACAAACTGGCTGGCTTGAAGTCTTAGGTTGTGGAGTTGTTGATCAAAATGTTTTTGATGCAGTAGGATACACAAATAAATCAGGTTATGCTTTTGGTTTAGGAATTGAAAGATTTGCAATGTTAATCCATAATATTGGGGATTTAAGATCTTTATTTGAAAGTGATTCAAGATTATTAGGACAATTTAGATGA